A window from Neoarius graeffei isolate fNeoGra1 chromosome 14, fNeoGra1.pri, whole genome shotgun sequence encodes these proteins:
- the emc9 gene encoding ER membrane protein complex subunit 9, with protein sequence MTEVELSCLACVKMFLHASVYPRCSVNGLLLAPAARGGGVCEESVCVTDCVPLLHSHLPLAMISQLALTQVDVWCSQTQQRIVGYYQANANLSDSSPTSCAFKMADKILEQSSNAVLLMIDGKKMGPGYRVPPIVMYEHKDSRWTLKDKHTIMLRQWEEARAITAQLLNSRDCMLLVDFDSHLDDITKDWTNQKLNAKIMELICPANGNM encoded by the exons ATGACTGAAGTGGAGTTGTCATGCTTGGCATGTGTGAAGATGTTCTTGCACGCCAGTGTGTATCCGCGGTGCAGTGTCAATGGCCTGCTATTAGCCCCAGCAGCAagaggaggaggagtgtgtgaggaaagtgtgtgtgtgacggACTGTGTCCCCCTACTGCACTCACATCTTCCACTGGCCATGATCTCTCAGCTCGCtctcacacag GTGGACGTGTGGTGTTCTCAGACCCAGCAGAGGATTGTGGGATATTATCAGGCTAACGCGAATCTGTCTGACAGCAG TCCAACTTCTTGTGCTTTCAAAATGGCCGACAAAATCCTGGAGCAGAGCAGCAATgcagtgttactgatg attgatggaaaaaaaatgggACCTGGATATCGTGTTCCCCCAATAGTGATGTATGAACATAAAGACTCACGATGGACCTTAAAAGACAAACACAC AATAATGCTTCGCCAGTGGGAGGAAGCTCGAGCAATCACTGCTCAGTTATTGAACTCAAGAGATTGCATGCTGTTGGTTGATTTCGACAGCCATTTGGATGACATCACAAAGGACTGGACCAATCAGAAACTCAATGCTAAGATCATGGAGCTCATTTGTCCAGCTAATGGTAACATGTGA